The following are encoded together in the Bos javanicus breed banteng chromosome 4, ARS-OSU_banteng_1.0, whole genome shotgun sequence genome:
- the LOC133246630 gene encoding GTPase IMAP family member 4-like, producing MAAQYLSERRTSHGLANPRDSQLRLVLVGKTGAGKSATGNSILREEVFPSSFSAVSITKHCEKGSSTWKGREVVIVDTPGLFDTEVPDSETLKEITRCMVLTSPGPHALLLVIPVGRYTLEDQKATEKILTMFGERAREHIILLFTWKDDLKGMDFRDYLKHAPTAIRELIREFRDRYCVFNNKATGAEQENQREQLLALVQDVVDKCNGRYYTNSLYQKTEEEIQKQIQVLQEYYRAELERVKAQIKQELEEEIRKLKDELEQQKRKVEMERQLAEMEAHWVSRQQTARDDVLRQNKIFEIIYTLLQVASFVFPLFRD from the exons ATGGCAGCCCAGTACCTCAGCGAACGCAGGACCAGCCACG GGCTTGCAAACCCCAGAGATTCCCAGCTGAGACTTGTCTTAGTGGGTAAGACTGGGGCAGGAAAAAGCGCAACAGGAAACAGCATCCTCAGAGAGGAAGTATTTCCGTCTAGCTTTTCGGCTGTATCCATCACCAAGCACTGTGAGAAAGGAAGCAGCACCTGGAAGGGGAGAGAAGTTGTCATCGTGGACACACCTGGCCTCTTTGACACGGAGGTCCCAGACTCTGAAACTCTCAAGGAGATTACCCGCTGCATGGTGCTGACCTCCCCGGGGCCTCACGCTCTGCTCCTGGTCATCCCAGTGGGCCGTTACACGCTGGAAGACCAGAAAGCCACAGAGAAGATCCTGACGATGTTTGGAGAGAGAGCTAGGGAACACATAATTCTCTTATTCACCTGGAAAGATGACTTAAAAGGCATGGATTTCCGTGATTACTTAAAGCACGCTCCTACAGCCATCCGAGAGCTGATTCGTGAGTTCAGAGATCGTTACTGTGTTTTCAACAACAAGGCCACAGGAGCTGAGCAGGAGAACCAGAGGGAGCAGCTGCTGGCCCTGGTCCAGGATGTGGTGGACAAGTGCAATGGTCGATACTACACGAATAGCCTGTATCAGAAGACCGAGGAGGAGATTCAGAAACAAATCCAAGTGTTACAAGAATATTACAGAGCAGAGCTCGAGAGAGTGAAAGCTCAGATAAAACAGGAGCTTGAAGAGGAAATCAGGAAGCTGAAGGATGAACTAGAACAGCAAAAGCGGAAGGTGGAAATGGAAAGGCAATTGGCAGAAATGGAGGCTCACTGGGTTTCAAGGCAGCAAACAGCCAGAGATGATGTTTTGCGTCAGAATAAGATATTTGAAATCATCTATACCTTGTTACAGGTTGCTTCCTTTGTCTTCCCTCTGTTTAGGGATTAA